A genomic region of Desulfonatronovibrio hydrogenovorans DSM 9292 contains the following coding sequences:
- a CDS encoding HDOD domain-containing protein, with the protein MGFINIDDIKSGMTLASDLLTPHGRLILAKGAVFESDLIRTCKAWGISRADIAGLKQEDMDDARMSMIGPEYIRQSEEFIKPFLSYCNLNHPAVKEIVRIAIESMARRFASGEIFPDSLPDFFKMDHTTSYSSPGGRISPRDLVDDQIDLISLPDIFYKLIEIMESPFSSAVHLAELINKDSSLTARLLKLVNSAFYSFPAKIDSVSRAVAILGTKELTSLAAGISVVKNFKGIPNSIMDMELFWKHSISCGLYSGLISSYTESINEERFFIAGLLHDLGRLVMIKKMPEMCLEALLYSRNKNIPLYLAEQDVIGFDHAKVGGLLCNKWKLPIVLEQMVRFHHEPLKARNQLDAGVVNLANLLAVASRAEDNREGVFPDLEEKVWQGIGIETSDLYPLVQRAERQIQDVVHIFLGRE; encoded by the coding sequence ATGGGATTTATAAATATCGATGATATTAAGTCGGGAATGACTCTGGCTTCTGATTTGCTGACCCCACATGGCCGACTGATCCTTGCAAAGGGGGCCGTCTTTGAAAGTGATTTGATCAGGACCTGTAAAGCATGGGGTATCAGCCGGGCCGATATAGCTGGGCTGAAACAAGAAGATATGGATGATGCCAGGATGTCCATGATCGGTCCTGAATACATCAGACAAAGTGAAGAATTCATCAAGCCATTCTTGTCCTACTGCAACCTGAATCATCCGGCTGTGAAAGAAATTGTCCGCATCGCCATTGAAAGTATGGCCAGGAGGTTTGCCTCAGGAGAAATTTTTCCCGATTCCTTGCCTGATTTTTTTAAAATGGATCATACCACCTCTTACTCCAGCCCAGGTGGCAGGATTTCTCCCCGCGATCTGGTTGATGACCAGATCGATCTGATTTCCCTGCCAGATATTTTTTACAAGCTGATTGAAATCATGGAGTCTCCTTTTAGTTCGGCCGTCCATTTAGCTGAACTGATCAACAAGGACAGCAGCCTGACGGCTAGGCTGCTTAAACTGGTTAATAGCGCCTTTTACAGTTTTCCGGCCAAGATAGATTCGGTCAGCCGGGCAGTAGCTATTCTGGGAACAAAGGAACTGACTTCACTGGCTGCAGGAATTTCAGTTGTCAAAAATTTTAAAGGGATTCCCAATAGTATCATGGATATGGAGCTGTTCTGGAAGCACAGCATAAGTTGCGGCTTATACTCAGGACTTATTTCGTCATATACTGAAAGCATAAATGAAGAGCGTTTTTTTATTGCTGGACTTCTGCATGATCTTGGGCGGCTGGTAATGATTAAAAAGATGCCTGAGATGTGTCTGGAAGCCCTCCTGTATTCAAGAAACAAAAATATTCCTCTGTATCTGGCCGAGCAGGATGTAATTGGATTTGATCATGCAAAAGTTGGTGGACTGCTTTGCAACAAGTGGAAACTTCCCATAGTCCTGGAACAGATGGTTCGTTTTCACCATGAACCCCTTAAGGCAAGAAATCAGCTGGATGCAGGGGTGGTTAATCTGGCCAACCTCCTGGCTGTTGCTTCTAGAGCTGAAGATAATCGAGAGGGTGTCTTCCCGGATTTGGAGGAAAAAGTATGGCAGGGCATAGGAATTGAGACCAGTGATCTTTACCCATTAGTTCAGCGGGCTGAAAGACAAATTCAGGACGTCGTCCATATCTTTTTAGGCAGGGAGTAA
- a CDS encoding hybrid sensor histidine kinase/response regulator, whose protein sequence is MDEKDKIISRLEQEIQYLREERRKGVDALEMAANLGRFDKNPGSSMDADYILKETAVRLNTLIKLKAVSFYLVSSQDNSFYQAYCNPAEDSSVLNQEIDRLIEDHTFAWVLNRSRPVILSCTGQSGSLILGSMASPSRIRGMFVGILDQDKMQISDTSFYLISIVLLSSASALGRIEAYDRMREMNQELEKYARHTERLYQNVFENSPVGIFWTSPEGKFLKVNPACAEIAGFDSSDQMLKESLDIGDQLYLNRQDRESHLEQLNSQGLVQNREVRLRRRSGRPFWALLNMREVREHQGGPVVYHDGFLVDITDKKKAEKDREELQRQLLHSQKMESVGTLAGGVAHDFNNLLQAMSGNVQLLLGEKDENHADVHRLVKISSSIDRASQMIRQLLVFSRKAEAQRVFVDLNQEIESAVMILERTIPKMVEIELHLDKELWPVNADPVQIEQVLLNLGINAGHAMPDGGKLLIETRNIILDSDFVKKYMKTEVGEYVLLTVTDTGLGMDKEIMKHIFDPFYTTKETGKGTGLGLASVYGSVKAHNGHISCYSEPGQGSIFKIYWPAVSGAILDVADSKEDISLQKGDESVLVVDDEEDIRELTKEALQMMGYSVFTASSGEEALKIYSQKFEDIHLIILDLNMPGMGGHKCLEEILKVNSNAKVLISSGYSSKGQAKEALQSGAAGFIGKPYQISDLVLKVRNVLDTQ, encoded by the coding sequence ATGGATGAAAAAGACAAGATCATCAGCCGACTGGAGCAGGAAATACAGTATCTTCGAGAAGAGAGAAGAAAAGGTGTTGATGCCTTGGAGATGGCTGCCAATCTGGGGAGGTTTGACAAGAACCCAGGGTCTTCAATGGATGCAGACTATATTCTTAAGGAAACTGCAGTCAGACTCAATACCCTGATCAAGCTTAAGGCAGTGTCTTTCTACCTGGTTTCCAGCCAGGACAACTCATTTTATCAGGCCTATTGCAACCCTGCAGAGGATAGCTCTGTCCTGAATCAGGAGATCGACAGACTTATTGAAGACCATACTTTTGCCTGGGTCCTTAATCGGAGCAGGCCGGTGATATTGTCTTGCACCGGCCAGAGTGGCAGTCTTATTTTGGGATCCATGGCCTCTCCATCAAGGATCAGGGGGATGTTTGTCGGTATTCTTGATCAGGACAAGATGCAGATTTCAGATACCAGCTTTTATCTGATATCCATTGTCCTGTTATCCAGTGCCTCAGCCCTGGGCCGGATTGAGGCATATGACCGGATGAGGGAGATGAACCAGGAACTGGAAAAATATGCCAGACATACTGAACGGCTCTACCAGAATGTTTTTGAGAATTCCCCTGTGGGAATCTTCTGGACGTCTCCAGAAGGAAAGTTCTTAAAGGTCAACCCGGCCTGCGCAGAAATTGCAGGTTTTGACTCGTCTGATCAAATGTTGAAAGAATCATTAGACATCGGGGATCAACTGTATCTGAATCGTCAGGATAGGGAATCACATTTGGAACAGCTTAATTCGCAGGGTCTTGTACAAAACCGGGAAGTCCGTCTTAGACGTCGAAGTGGCAGGCCGTTCTGGGCCTTGTTGAATATGAGGGAGGTCAGGGAGCATCAGGGCGGCCCGGTTGTTTACCACGATGGGTTCCTGGTTGATATTACAGATAAGAAGAAGGCGGAAAAAGACAGAGAAGAACTTCAAAGACAACTTCTGCATTCTCAGAAAATGGAATCTGTCGGAACATTGGCCGGAGGCGTGGCTCACGATTTCAATAATCTGCTTCAGGCCATGAGTGGCAATGTTCAGCTTTTATTAGGAGAGAAGGATGAAAATCATGCAGATGTACATCGTTTGGTAAAGATTTCCAGCTCGATTGACCGGGCATCACAGATGATACGCCAGCTTCTAGTCTTCAGCCGCAAGGCAGAGGCCCAAAGAGTTTTTGTTGACCTGAATCAGGAAATTGAGTCCGCTGTAATGATACTTGAAAGAACCATTCCAAAGATGGTGGAGATTGAGCTTCATCTGGACAAAGAATTGTGGCCTGTTAATGCGGACCCAGTCCAGATCGAACAGGTCTTGCTGAACCTTGGGATAAATGCCGGTCATGCCATGCCTGATGGTGGAAAGCTCCTGATTGAGACCCGGAACATCATCCTGGATTCAGACTTTGTAAAGAAGTATATGAAAACCGAAGTTGGAGAATATGTGCTGTTAACTGTTACCGACACCGGACTTGGCATGGACAAAGAGATCATGAAGCACATTTTTGATCCTTTTTATACCACCAAGGAAACAGGAAAAGGCACAGGGCTGGGACTGGCTTCTGTCTATGGATCTGTTAAAGCTCATAATGGGCATATATCCTGTTACAGCGAGCCTGGCCAGGGTAGTATATTCAAGATTTACTGGCCAGCCGTGTCTGGAGCAATTCTTGATGTGGCTGACAGCAAAGAAGATATATCCTTGCAGAAAGGGGATGAATCCGTACTGGTCGTTGATGATGAAGAAGATATCAGGGAGTTGACCAAAGAGGCCCTGCAGATGATGGGATATTCAGTCTTTACAGCATCCAGTGGCGAAGAAGCCCTGAAAATTTACTCTCAAAAATTTGAGGACATCCATCTGATCATCCTGGACCTGAATATGCCTGGAATGGGTGGGCATAAGTGCTTGGAGGAAATTTTAAAGGTTAATTCAAATGCTAAAGTTCTTATTTCCAGTGGGTACTCTTCCAAGGGTCAGGCCAAGGAAGCACTGCAATCTGGAGCTGCCGGTTTTATTGGCAAACCATATCAGATTTCAGATTTGGTGCTCAAAGTTCGGAACGTTCTGGACACTCAATAG